In the Campylobacter sputorum subsp. sputorum genome, TCTTATTTTGTTTATATTTGTACTTTTTAATGTTATATCTTGATTTTTAATAAATATATGCCCACTATCTGGCTCTTCAAGCTTGTTTATGCATCTTAAAAATGTACTTTTTCCACCACCACTTGGACCTATTATGGCTACAACTTCACCTTTTTTTATATCTGTTGATATATTGTTTAAAACTGATAAATTTCCATATTTTTTACAAAGATTTTCTATTTTAATCATTTTTATTTAACCTTGTTTCTAGCATTTTTGCTAAAAAAGAAAATATCTTAACGCTTATATAGTAAATTACCGCAGCAAAAAGTATCGGTTTTGCTGTAAAAAGCGTAGCTTGTAAGCTTTGTGCATTCATGGTTAAATCAAAAATTCCTATCATTCCAACAACAGAAGTTTCTTTGAAAAGTGATATAAACTCATTTGCAAGTGCTGGAAGTATATTTTTTATAGCTTGCGGAAAAATTATCTCTTTCATAGAAGTTTTATAGTCTAGCCCCATAGCTCTTGCGGCTTCCATCTGTCCGTTATCAACGCCATTTATACCAGATCTTACTATTTCAGCAACATAGGCTGAGCTATTTAACCCAAGAGCTATAATGGCTGCATATATATTGTTGCTCCAAGTGGCAAACACAACAAAGCTAAAAACCATAAGTTGTATTAAAACAGGTGTTCCTCTTATTATGTCTATATACTCATCTATAATAAAACTTAGTATTTTTATATTTATAAATTTTAAAAAAGCTAAAATAAAACCTAAAACTATACCTATGGTAATTCCACCAATTGTAAGTATGAGCGTTGTATTGTAGCTCTCTAAATAACTTAATGCTTGGTCGCTACTAATTTCATCTGGATATGTAAAGTATACACCTAGTGTAGCTATAAGCATAAAAACAATAAATTTTAAAATTTTTTCATTCAATTATTTATACCTTTTTGAAAAATAAAATATAAAACAAAAGACTACAATAAATTTAATATTATTTTGCTTAATTTATCTTGTTTTCAAGTAAATAGTAAATTTTATCATAAAGAAAAATTTAACTTTTATTTTGATAGTATAAATATAGCTGTCAAAAATTAAATACAAAAAAGGAGAAATATGGATGATTTTTATATATATTTAGCTATTGTTATTTACTTAGGTATTCTTATTTATATAGGAAAAAGAAATTACAATAAAGACGCGGGGGTTGACGAATTTATCTTAGATAATCGTGGTTTAGGCCCAGTTTTAACAGCTCTTTCAGCTGGAGCTTCTGATATGAGCGGATGGATGATTTTAGGTCTTCCTGGGGTTTTGTATGCAACTGGACTTTGTAATATATGGATAGCCATAGGATTAAGTATCGGTGCATGGGCGAATTATAAAATTTTAGCAAAAAGACTTAGAGTATATACTGAGGTTGCTGGAGATAGTTCTACTATACCTGATTTTTTCGAAAATAGATTTAGAGATAATACAAAAACAATAAGATTTGTATCTGGAATTATAATCTTAGTATTTTACACTCTTTATGTTAGTAGTGGGATTATAGCTGGTGGAAAAACATTTGAAAGTTTTTTTGGTATCAATTTTGCTTTTGGGGCTATATTTACACTTTTTGTTGTTGTGGTTTATACATTTTTTGGTGGATTTAAGGCTGTTTGTGAGACAGATGCCTTTCAAGGAGTTCTTATGTTTGCTATACTTGTTTTAATACCAAGTGTTGCTTATTTTAACATAAATATACCAGATGGCAGTTCATTTATAGGAGAGGTTAAAAAATATAGCTCGGAGATTGGATTAAATCATTTAAATATATTTGAAGGGCAGAGCTTTTTAGGTATCATTGGTCTTCTTGCCTGGGGGCTTGGATATTTTGGGCAGCCGCATATCATAGTTCGTTTTATGGCAATAAGAAGCATAGATGAGATTGCAAGAGCAAGATTTGTAGGAATTTCTTGGATGATAATAGGCTTGATTGGAGCTATTGCTAGTGGGCTTATTGGTTTTGTGTATTTTTCTTCCAATGGGATTACTTTGCAAGATTCAGAGACTGTATTGTTGGAGCTTGGTTCTACTCTTTTCCATCCATTTATAGTTGGTGTTATTATTTCAGCAGTACTTGCTGCTGTTATGAGTACTATTTCTAGTCAGCTTTTGGTTTGTTCTAGTTCTGCTACGCAAGATTTTTTATTTCAATTTTATCAAAAAGATTTAAGTGACAAATCTAAAACTCTTATAAGCCGGTTGGCTGTTATTTTGATAGGTATTGTTGCCACATTTATAGCATTTATGCTTGATGATACTGTATTAAAAGTTGTTGGATATGCGTGGGCTGGTTTTGGTGCTAGTTTTGGCCCGGCACTGCTTTTTGCACTATATTCTAGTAAAACTACTACAATTTCTGCATTAAGTGGTATGATAGCTGGTGGATTTAGTGTTATTATATGGATATCTTTTGGATTTAGTCAATATATATATGAGTTATTTCCAGGATTTATAATTTCTAGTTTGGTTATCATGATTGTAAATTATTTTAATTCTATGCATGATAAAGATTCAAAAAAAGCTGAAAAAATTCTTAATGAATTTGATGAATTTAAAGAACAAATTTAATAAAAATTTAATTAAGTAAAATTATGTTAGAATTTCACTTAATTTTAATTTATAGAAGGTAGAAATGCACGGTTATAAAATTTTTTCTGGCAATGCGAATTTAGAGTTTTCTAAAAAGATTTCAAAATACCTTTCTTTGCCTTTGAGTGAAGCTAATATAAAAAAATTTAGTGATGGCGAGATAAGTGTGCAAGTTGGTGAAAGTGTAAGGGGTAAGGATGTGTTTGTTATACAGCCAACTTGTAGTCCTGTAAATGTGAATTTAATGGAACTTTTGGTTTTAACAGATGCACTAAGAAGAAGTAGTGCAAATTCTATAACTGCTATTGTGCCTTATTTTGGCTATGCGAGACAGGATAGAAAAGCCGCTCCTAGAGTGCCAATTACAGCAAAACTTGTTGCAAATATGATGCAAGCAGCTGGCATAAGTAGAGTTGTAACTATGGATTTGCACGCTGGACAAATTCAAGGTTTTTTTGATATACCGGTTGATAACTTATATGGTTCTATTTTGTTTACAGAATATGTTAAAAATAAACATTTTAAAAATCCAATAGTAGCAAGTCCTGATATAGGCGGTGTTGCCAGAGCAAGAGCACTAGCAAAAAACTTAAATTTGGATATAGTTATAGTTGATAAGCGTCGCGAAAAAGCAAATGAAAGTGAAGTTATGAATATAATAGGGGATGTAAATGGCAAAGATGTCATTTTAGTAGATGATATGATAGATACTGCTGGAACTATCGTAAAGGCAGCTTCTGCTCTTAAAGCTCGTGGTGCAACGAGCGTAATGGCTTTTTGTACGCATGCTGTTCTTAGTGGACCTGCTTATGAGAGATTGCAAAAAGGCGAGTTAGATGAACTGGTTATAACAGATACAATACCTTTAAAACAAGATTGCGATAAGATAAAGATTCTTTCAGCTGCACCGCTTTTTGCTGAAGTTATAAGAAGAGTTTATAATAACGAAAGCGTAAATAGCTTATTTTTATAATCAAATTTAGAGTTTGCATATACAAACTCTAATATATCTTAGTATAATCCAAATTTACCATCTTTTCTTTTATATATTACTCTTAATTTTGCATCCATATCGTTAAATACAAAGAACTGATCAGTGCTATTTTTTAGTTTTTCTAGAGCCTCTTCTATCTCTAATGGTTTGTATAATTCAAGATCTATTGGAACTATTTCATCTGTATCTTCTATCTTTTCTTCGCTTACTTGTGCCACACTTGCTTTTTGGTCATCTTTGTTTTTATGAGTTGTTATTTTATCGTGTTCTCTTCTTAAAACTTTTGATGCTCTCTCGCTTGCAAGATCAATAGCTGCGTATAAATCCTTATCTTTTTGAGATATAACGATTGTATCTTTTCTTGCTAAATTTATAGCAAAATCTACATTGAAGCCTCTTTTATTTTTCTTTTCATCTGCTGATATAACGCATCTTATAGCAATGATATCAAGATTGTATTTTTCTAGCGA is a window encoding:
- a CDS encoding amino acid ABC transporter permease — its product is MNEKILKFIVFMLIATLGVYFTYPDEISSDQALSYLESYNTTLILTIGGITIGIVLGFILAFLKFINIKILSFIIDEYIDIIRGTPVLIQLMVFSFVVFATWSNNIYAAIIALGLNSSAYVAEIVRSGINGVDNGQMEAARAMGLDYKTSMKEIIFPQAIKNILPALANEFISLFKETSVVGMIGIFDLTMNAQSLQATLFTAKPILFAAVIYYISVKIFSFLAKMLETRLNKND
- the putP gene encoding sodium/proline symporter PutP, giving the protein MDDFYIYLAIVIYLGILIYIGKRNYNKDAGVDEFILDNRGLGPVLTALSAGASDMSGWMILGLPGVLYATGLCNIWIAIGLSIGAWANYKILAKRLRVYTEVAGDSSTIPDFFENRFRDNTKTIRFVSGIIILVFYTLYVSSGIIAGGKTFESFFGINFAFGAIFTLFVVVVYTFFGGFKAVCETDAFQGVLMFAILVLIPSVAYFNINIPDGSSFIGEVKKYSSEIGLNHLNIFEGQSFLGIIGLLAWGLGYFGQPHIIVRFMAIRSIDEIARARFVGISWMIIGLIGAIASGLIGFVYFSSNGITLQDSETVLLELGSTLFHPFIVGVIISAVLAAVMSTISSQLLVCSSSATQDFLFQFYQKDLSDKSKTLISRLAVILIGIVATFIAFMLDDTVLKVVGYAWAGFGASFGPALLFALYSSKTTTISALSGMIAGGFSVIIWISFGFSQYIYELFPGFIISSLVIMIVNYFNSMHDKDSKKAEKILNEFDEFKEQI
- a CDS encoding ribose-phosphate pyrophosphokinase, with the translated sequence MHGYKIFSGNANLEFSKKISKYLSLPLSEANIKKFSDGEISVQVGESVRGKDVFVIQPTCSPVNVNLMELLVLTDALRRSSANSITAIVPYFGYARQDRKAAPRVPITAKLVANMMQAAGISRVVTMDLHAGQIQGFFDIPVDNLYGSILFTEYVKNKHFKNPIVASPDIGGVARARALAKNLNLDIVIVDKRREKANESEVMNIIGDVNGKDVILVDDMIDTAGTIVKAASALKARGATSVMAFCTHAVLSGPAYERLQKGELDELVITDTIPLKQDCDKIKILSAAPLFAEVIRRVYNNESVNSLFL
- the hpf gene encoding ribosome hibernation-promoting factor, HPF/YfiA family yields the protein MNISIVGRQFELTKPIKDYIENAFESLEKYNLDIIAIRCVISADEKKNKRGFNVDFAINLARKDTIVISQKDKDLYAAIDLASERASKVLRREHDKITTHKNKDDQKASVAQVSEEKIEDTDEIVPIDLELYKPLEIEEALEKLKNSTDQFFVFNDMDAKLRVIYKRKDGKFGLY